A DNA window from Salvelinus fontinalis isolate EN_2023a chromosome 28, ASM2944872v1, whole genome shotgun sequence contains the following coding sequences:
- the mier3b gene encoding mesoderm induction early response protein 3 yields the protein MAEASFGSSSPVGSLSSEDHDFDPSAEMLVHEYDDERTLEEEESFEGEKNFNSEIADLEKEGNMPLEELLAIYRYEASVSTAAGSSMDSSSGELTDELPDMTLDKEEIAKDLLSGDYEEETQSSADDLTPSVTSHEATDFFPRTLRSNTIYDGDKESECEEDGPSPEDSRKEIMVGSQHQAEVPTHLCHYGVDEKVYEDDDQLLWTPDVLSESKVRDFLCEELSRATDERTRSDTAGAHVRDNEQALYELVKCNYNTHKALERYCSNVKSSKEESPPWSEDECRNFEHALQIYDKNFHLIQKHKVKTRTVAECVAFYYMWKKSERFDFFVQQNRFGKKKYSSYPGVTDLMDRLVDEADGLAVDSSSSVCSGGGGGGGGGGGVRMEPTTEQQLSLLNSITASDLTALSNSVATVCSPAEVSCLDSYSFPPLESLHRGSLAHDEPLGFPSNGGDPNCLNMLDAGFYHSDVGQLGGVCGAKECERPSKRLKLALPDSFINDVSVGNLGVDFEGRRKMTHHRITGTKMAVSVTDFGSLAGSPTDLWEHTHGITHSTARRSSQSDLPPPRPQSSTFKTTLPCVHKTHSLEN from the exons ATGGCGGAG GCTTCCTTCGGGAGTTCGAGCCCAG TTGGCTCTTTGTCGTCGGAAGATCATGACTTCGATCCGTCAGCCGAGATGCTTGTTCATGAATATGACGATGAGAGGACTTTGGAGGAGGAAGAGTCATTTGAGGGCGAGAAAAACTTCAACTCAGAGATAGCCGATCTAGAGAAG GAGGGGAACATGCCCTTGGAGGAACTGCTGGCCATCTACCGCTACGAGGCGTCTGTCAGTACGGCTGCAGGATCCAGCATGGACAGCTCTTCTGGGGAGCTGACGGATGAACTGCCAGACATGACTTTGGACAAG GAGGAGATTGCTAAAGACCTGCTATCAGGAGACTATGAGGAGGAGACACAGTCCTCCGCTGATGACCTTACTCCTTCAGTCACTTCCCACGAGGCCACCGACTTCTTCCCCAGAACACTCAGAT CTAACACTATCTACGACGGTGATAAGGAGTCAGAGTGTGAGGAGGATGGGCCAAGCCCCGAGGACTCCAGAAAG GAAATAATGGTGGGGTCGCAGCACCAAGCAGAGGTCCCCACTCACCTCTGTCACTATGGTGTTGATGAGAAGG TATACGAAGATGATGACCAGTTGCTATGGACCCCGGACGTGTTGTCAGAGAGTAAGGTCAGGGACTTCCTGTGTGAGGAGTTGTCACGGGCAACTGACGAGAGGACAAGAAGTGACACAGCAGGAGCTCATGTGAGAGACAATGAGCAG GCTCTGTATGAGCTTGTGAAATGCAACTACAATACCCACAAAGCATTGGAGCGGTATTGCAGTAATGTGAAATCCTCAAAGG AGGAATCTCCGCCATGGTCTGAAGATGAATgcagaaactttgaacatgcaCTACAGATATACGATAAGAACTTTCACCTCATACAGAAACACAAG GTGAAGACACGGACTGTAGCTGAATGTGTGGCATTTTATTACATGTGGAAGAAGTCGGAGCGCTTTGATTTCTTCGTCCAGCAGAACCGCTTTGGCAAGAAGAAGTATAGCAGCTATCCTGGTGTAAC GGACCTGATGGACCGGCTGGTGGACGAGGCGGATGGCCTGGCAGTAGACAGCTCCTCCTCTGTGTGctcaggtggaggaggaggaggaggaggaggaggaggggtgaggatggAGCCCACCACAGAGCAGCAGCTCAGCCTGCTCAACTCCATCACTGCCAGCGACCTCACAG CCCTGAGTAACAGCGTGGCCACAGTGTGCAGCCCAGCGGAGGTGAGCTGCCTGGACTCATACAGTTTCCCCCCTCTGGAGAGCCTCCACCGGGGGTCCCTGGCCCACGACGAGCCCCTGGGCTTTCCATCCAACGGAGGAGACCCCAACTGTCTCAACATGCTGGATGCTGGCTTCTACCACTCGGACGTGGGCCAGCTGGGTGGGGTGTGCGGGGCCAAGGAATGCGAGCGGCCCTCTAAGAGGCTCAAGTTGGCACTGCCCGACTCCTTCATCAACGATGTTTCTGTGGGAAACCTCGGAGTGGACTTTGAGGGGCGGCGGAAAATGACACACCACCGTATTACTGGCACCAAGATGGCAGTGTCCGTCACAGACTTTGGGAGTTTGGCGGGGAGCCCAACGGACTTATGGGAGCACACACACGGCATCACGCACAGCACAGCACGGCGCTCCAGTCAGAGTGACCTCCCACCGCCCCGCCCCCAGAGTTCCACTTTTAAAACCACCCTCCCTTGTGTACATAAGACTCACTCGCTGGAGAATTAG